CTGCATCAAGTGAGGATGACGAAAACAATTCAGAATTTTTGTCTCAGGGCATCAATACCCCACTCGTAAAACGCCTCTACGATAGGTACGAACAATTATTTGTTAAAATTATATGTTCATATACTGCAGTTTAAGTTTATATTCATTTCTGTTGTAAGCTCTTTGTTTGCCTTGAATAAGAGTAGGTGATAATTTAGATAAGGACACAAAAACATGGCAGCACACCCatgaagcaacccgtcctcttaaaaataatgtcacttttcgctggtatgcgcgctatggccaaatttggacgtaatttgaaatgaaatcgactcacaaaagtgacgtactgttccgttttctgtttgagtcgtccggcatactcggcaagcttagaaaaggattctttccattaacgtttttcattccCTTTTGAAACttcatgagaatttcctgcccacctaacctatcagaggacccttagctTACTGTTGctgaaaaaaatccaaaatttatatttatttttttttcattttcaaattacgtccatattcggccatacgggcaaacggccaaaagcgacgttctttttaagaggacaggttgcatgaaGAGCTTAATTATGAATATACATGGTATGTGTTGCAAGCTCTCCTAATACACCTGCAACATTCCCAAGTAATGGAGTGGAATACATCATTGAGCTCTACAAGAAAATAGTTGTTAATATTTGAGTAATAATGTGGAAAAAAATTCCTGATAAATTTTGAATTTAATGTGGTTATATTTTTTTCTTCAGATTCTTTTCTCCCAAATCAGACGGCAGTAACACAGGCCGTATCAGAAGCAAAGTTGGTCTTTCCTTTGACTCCTCTTCAGAAGATGTATTTTGTGGAAGTGATGAAGAGAGATCAGCAAGAGGAAGGGTAGAGTCTTCAATATTAGAAAATGAGGAGAGTCGGCTGACTATTGGCAGTAAAACCCAGTCTGATGAAAGTGTTAATCTAAAACTAAGGCTGAGTAATAGCAATAATAATGTTGAGGCAGAAGAAATGCCAGTTAGATTAACTGCAAAACCATCAAAATCagaaacaaactttgtaaatccttTGCAAGATGAGAAGGGAAATATTCAAGAATTGGTTTATAGTTCATCTTCGGAATTTGAAGATTCAGAACTCATCAAAAGTAGCTCACTTGTGGCAGATGCCAGCCGAGGACAGTGTGAGGGTGAGAGCACGCCTGCacgctgtggtagtggtgatacacCACCCTCGAGGCCAGACAACTGTTATTTTAACCATAATGATACAAATATTGAAAACAAATCTCCAGTGAAAAGAAAGTCTGTAACTTCACAAGAGAATGCTGTATCAGAAGTAAATGAATTAATTACCAAGTGTTTAATTGGGCCAAAAGAGAAAAAAAGTAGAATAAATGCTGAAGAAACACAAATGAATGTCAGAATTACAAGATCCAAAACAAAATcttgtagtaataataataaaagaatagttaaaaaaaaaacttcagtTTTAGAAGTTGAAACACAGACATCAAGaagttctaaaaaaaaaaaaactgatgttaatgtaacatcagagaaagaatctTTTAGTTTTGACTTCAGCCAAAAGACATCTGAATGCAATAACTTTAGCAATAAAGACTTGAACAGTGACAAAAGTAACTCCATAGAAACAAGGACAAATTCTGTTGACAGAACCAGTATAACCAACTCAATAGATGACCAGCATTCATTTATCCCAGATTCCCAGAATACTTTTTTCAGTTCCTCACAAGCTAGGAGGAGAAAGCTACTCAGTGTGGATGTGTTGATGCCATCTCAGGAGCTTATAATACCGGTTACTCCAGATGGTCGTGACAAAATTATACGAGGACCATACGCAGGCCTGCAGATTAAGGGTGCCAGAACCCAGCGTGCCGCACTGAGGGATCAAAAAGACAGAAACTCATCTATGCCACTGCCACGTAACCACAAAAATTCCTTCCGTAATAGAAAAAAGTCAGTTGAATTTACCTCCTTAATTAAAGGGCCAAAATATGAGCCTACATCAGAAGAAAGAGAGTTTGTGTATGTGCAGTCGAACAGCTCGTCTCAACACTCCTTATGTAAAGAGGCGAGATCAGATGAGGATGAGTTGTTCTCAAGTTCTGGGGATGAAAGCATATTCCTGGAATCAAAGATCCGCCCACTTCCACAACCTAGAAAATCAATAGAAGAATTTCAGCTTAAAAATGGCTtgaaaagaagagagaagaaaggtaaATCTAAAAGTGGCAAGAATCCATCTATATGCTTTACCAGTGTGCATTCCAAGTAAGTATTGCAGCAGACTTCGTTATTTTTTATTTAGGTTATTGAGCACCATGTTTCTCCAGTGTATCATTTGCCAATTATTTCACACTGAAGTCCCCAATTACTGGTGAGTGGACAGATCAATAGAGCAAATAAATGATGCCCAATAGCCCAACCCCTCCCAGGATTGTGATCCAGGTTCTCTTACGTGTGAAATGAGTGTGCAAACCACTACAGCACAAGGTACTTATCTTTTTTTCAGTATTAAATGGTTTATCCCTGCTTTACCATACTTGTTATTTTTTGAACCCTCAACTTTGAATCACTTCATGTAACAACCACTTCAATCAAGTGTAAATACAGCACCTTTTGGTGGAACAGTTAAGTGGCTAGTCCCACTTGCCATGCAAGTGAGAATGGTCTGGGTTTGAATCCATTGCAAGGTGGGAAAACTGGGGTTTATTCCTTCACTGTCtggccctgttcacccagcagtaataatTGTAGACATGGTTGTACAGTGATTAACTGATGGTgttctggggaaaaaacaagtaggGAAAGGCATCAAATAAGCTGTGGAAGGGATATATTTTAATATTCAAACAAAGAGTCAAACTAATTCTACTCGTGTTCCCTCTTAGAGTAAATAAAAATTAGCATGTAGAGTTGGTGTCACACACAACCTGGCTTAGGAAATCTGCACTGTGGTTGTTAGTGTAGTGTTGAGGGTGTCAAATTCTTATTGAATGTTGTGATTACGTATTAGTATAGTAGTTGAGCAACTGAGGAAAGCTATCTATGCATGGAGTATATTACTTCTTATTATGAATGGATAATGACATACACAATGATAGctaaatgttgttattgttgtattgtaagTAGGGTGAGAGAAGAGCTCAACCTTGTGAGACGTGCTGAAGTTGAGCGGGTTAGGTGGAGGAATTACTTGGAGAATGTGTAATGCGTGATTTTTTATGAATGAGGAAGAAGGGTCCAAGATGGAAATGAGTACAGTATGTCTGTGAATATTCATGCATTATGAAAACCTGTTAAAATATCCTTGTTAATAACGAATTTGCTTTCATTGTTATTTCAGAGGCTAAACTTTGCTATGTGTAGTTTCAGTAGGTTCATTGAACATATGTTAGTTGTATTcacattttttgtttatattcatTAATGTAGTAAATATTGATGTATGTTGCACAATATTGTTTCACGTATTTTGCAGAAGGCATTTTGTTATGAGCTATGCATTGACAAAAGACACCCAGGGGGAGACATAGAGTGTACAGGACACCCGGGGAAACACATGGAGTGTACAGGgcacccacagacacacacagagtgtACAGGgcacccacagacacacacagagtgtACAGGACATCCAGGGAGACACATGAAGTGTACAGGACACCCACGGAGACACACGGAGTGTACAGGACATCCAAGGAGACACATGAAATAGGCAGTTGTAATTTTTTCTAACTACAGTAGATAGAGAAGTGCATGCCActtagtatataaataaatcttGGATACCTTGTGTTTCATTTTGAGAGCTTCTCTGCATTTTTTGACAGAGCATGCCATAAAAATAATAGAACAATTTATTTGCTGTAGTGTAAAATTTAATCTTCTCTAACCCTGTTGAGCTGAGAAAAATCTGTAAATAATTTTCAATGATTCTGTCGAGTTTTGTGAACATCTTTAATATCTATTGTTGTCCtgttgaatatttttttttttttatcatggaCAACTGTTATTTGCCAATACTGTACTATTATTCACTGTCATGTATAATATACATATCATAATTTTCTGTTCATTATTTTCTCTATATTAGGAAGTTTAATTTCTGATTATTTAACTACTGTATATAACTAATCTAAACGAAATTTTGCATTGTATTTTAAAGGATTTTGATACCTGATATTTGATGGGTTTTATTATGAGTATTTTTAACCTTGCTTTCCTATCCTGTCTACTGTTAGCTAATACTGTACTTCCTCATCCCATTGCTCTCACTCTGGCATCCTGCATGATATTTAGCACCTCTTGAATATCTTACAACACAGACAATGTTAAATAATCTTACTGGCTTGGTGCCATCTTTTGATAATTAGTGTACCTACTTCCTCACCCCATGAAACTGGTAAATGgggtgataataataataaattatatactTGTATGATGTACTGAGCCTCTTTCATTCCTTATTGGGTATTCCCTGAAAGGATATCTAATATTTTCACCAACCTGGTTTTTCCTAAAATATTAGAATTGCGTAATACAGTACAACCTTGATTCAACGAATGATACGGGACAACTCCAGTACGTTGCAACCAGAGATGCCTCTATGATGCATACACACTGTGGGTTAATTTCACTATCGCCATCATaaacataaccacaacaaccactattACTAGTACATCAAATTTTCACaaccatttatttatttttatttatttatttatttatatatatacaagaaggtacattgggattgtgaggatacatagcatagtactgtaattacaatcttgtaaagccactagtacgtgcagcgtttcgggcaggtccttaatctaagaaaatccaTCACCATCCATTCCATCACCATTATCATGACACCCACCATTACACCTCTGTCTTGACAAGACTTcattaataaataaaaatgtatcaTTTATTAGCTAAGTGAATTGTCAACAGAGAAATGGGCAGCCTCATTTCAATAATTAAGAAGCTAAGAGGCTACCGAATAACAGAGCAcgtcaacaccagcacaacacatgTAGTGTGTGGAGCGTCCCGGCGTACGATGAACCTTCTGTTTGGTATTGCCCTCGGGTGTTGGGTTGTTGATGTGTCTTGGTTGTATCAGTCCTTAGAAATGGAAACTTGGGCACCAGAAGAACCGTTTGAAATATTTACGTTTTCCCCAGGAGCTaaggtaatatttttttttagtttttgaaCTCAAATCTCACAGTTCTATTCcactgtaggcgatgagtcacaataacgtggctgaagtatgttgaccagaccacacactagaagttgaagggttgacgacgtttcggtccgtcctggaccattctcaagtcaacttgaaaatggtccaggacggactgaaacgtcgtcgtcccttcaacttctagtgtgtggtctggtcaacttctaTCCCACTCTTTGAAAATAATGATTTAGTATATTTTCAGCTTTCAtttaatattatcatcattatagtCATTTTCCAGCATACTGCACTGCCCAGTAGGTTACCCAGTAACCTACTGCTCAAGTACAGTATCAGTCAAGTCAGATCTGCCCAGGTCCCCCTGAAGCAGTCTACCACATGGTGGGCTCTTTATAATAATAGGTTATGGGTTATTTGGAGTTCAGATTACCTTTGACAAAAAAGCAatttaaaattattttcatttttaacttGTAAtcaaatacagtatactgtacttaaATTTGATATATAGTATACAATAATTCTTGTgtaataaagaatgtaaatagtATCACAGCATTCATATGAACACACTCCTTACTGTTGACGACTGCAAAATTAGCATCAGAACACAACTTTATGACTGCCCTAGACTAACACTAAAGAGAAATTTTTTTCCTTACTAGTAAAGATCGCAATAAGGTATCTATTATAACGGCAAGAAAAATTATTAGCTGGATAACGAGAACCTTTCCAACAAGAGATCACACATGACACTAGTACTGTACTGTCATCACCATTGTAGAATATTGTTACATATAACTGAAAATCATTAAACTAACAAAATTACACAATGCTCAGATTTGCTAACAGACCAGGTTTCTATAATCTGAATTATGTCTGGATGTGTGGAAGTATTTGCTGAAAAAAGAAAGTTGATGCACTATTGTCATTTCTAGCCGGTCACATTGTTTTCAGTATTTTGGAGCATTTAATAGCAAATATTTTAGGAGACTTGCATCTTTGGAACGAAGATGCAAGTCAAAGTTACTTGTGTAAAGCACATGATTATTCAACACAAGCTAGGCAGAATGTAACGATAGTATACAGTATTGATAAAATTGTTTACAAAAGAATTTTTGTGAAGTTCTTAACCTTCATTGGTATACTGTATCTTGTAATTTTATTTATACAATATGAAGTGCACTAAATGCATCTCTACTTTTATTTAATTCATGTAAAGGTCACCATGAGCAAGATTTTGAAATACAGTAATGCAGCCAAAATTTAGAATGCAATATGTATTGCCATATTTAACTTTAAGATCTAAATCACTAATATATTTAAGACTTGACTATTGTATTCTGTATTATCGCCTCAATGTTTTTAGATTTGTCGGGAACAAAAACAACGACAAGGCACCTCGTACAAACAAACACTTTTCTCCGGAGTTGGCAACATCTTCGTTCAGGAAGGTTGTGTACCTCCATCAAGTCAACTACGGGTGTGTACAGCTCAATTAAATCCTCTTGGTTAAGTCAActtctgagtgagtgagtgggctgTCATCTGTGAGTCGCATCACCTGGTGATGCCTCAACGTTCATTTTGATTGCTACACTTTTCTCATAATGAGATGTACTGGATTTTATCCCCAGTTTCATTAAGGCAATTTCACAATGAAGTGAATTTTCTCAAAAGGTCATGTTAATTCATTGTTACATGGGGGGggtgaatatttttttttctgggtatattaatGTTAAGACTCTGAAAATCCTAGATAATAAAATCTGTTTCTCTTACAATATAGTGATCAATATACTGTGTATAATAAATAATgttgaacatattaacacaaataTTTGTTTAGATGCTCCACTTGTATTTCATTTTCTTCGTTTAGTATCTAAAAGATTTTTCACGAATGTTTGTTCTCTCTCTTGCAGGACCTGTtgcagctgtgtggtgctgtagtGGTCTCAAATGTTCGCAGTGCAAATCTGGTAATTGGCAAGCCTACTGCTGCAACAGAAACGAGAGgtaattttgctaaaatcactcacGTCTCGGAAAAGTGGGTATTGGACTCGATACAGTACCATAAACTTCAGCCTTTTCATCTCTCACCAAGTCAGACTACGTAAAGCTTAGTACACTATGCTTTGGTAGCCTGAATGGCAGTATGTCGTCTGCATCAGTAATATTGCCTTTAAAAAGGTCATTAATCATTAAAACTAAAGCTATATTTTAAGTTGTTCCCTATTGTCATAAAATTATCACTTCAAATCATTTTTTCAAAACCAATACAATACAATATTGTGTAAATTTGCTCCCAAATGTGATAGTGCTGTTTACTAAAATTCATAAGCAGTAAAGTTTCCCCGAGTTTGTATAATTCTGCATTAAAACAAGAACTCTGTGACAGTAATCAcaaaatgtattattattaaaaattaaaatgtgATAATTAAAACCATTACTTTGCAAAATAGCTTTGCTTCATGCCAAAAGAATTCAGTTTATTTAAATGAACAGAGAAAGATATGTTCTTTGGAGTGTAGCACTTGACAAatgtaatacagtatatatataatatatatatatttacatatctaCAGTAATAATATAATTGGAGATGTACCACTATGTGACAAaactatatatacagtatactacaGTAATAATATAATTGAAATGACTTACTATTCTGGGATGCTTCCTGGTCAAAAACAAACTATTTATTGTATGTTTGAAATATGAAGTATTTATTTGTATTAGTTATGGTATTGATAGTTTAGTTCATTATGACTTTTGAAATGCTGTACATTCATGGACAGAAAATAATTGttgtatttgtaaaaaaaaaatatatatatttgtatatacaaCTGCAGTATTATTTATAATATGTACAATCTAAATTATATTTGTAAACATTTTGGTTGCGTATAAAAGCCTTAATACATTGCTAAAATCTTGCCTCTAAGTAAAACATTAAAAAATTTATCACTTTATGTTCATTCTCCTCATCACAACTATTTTAAGCCGGTCTCTCATGATACTATTCTCTCACGTATCAGTCACCAAGTATGCTTGTGTCAATTTTTTCATTTTGAAGTTCATATAAATTTTATTAGCATGCGGCTACATTATCTTTTCCTTATGCCTTTTCATATTTTAGCAACTATATAAAACTCTACCAGACATGGCCTTGTTAGGGACAGGAAGACCGGGGCTTGTAAAGGCACTCTTCCCTtacatttgctgtttttccaggtGATTGAGGTCAGACCAATGTTCTCGGTAAATTTCAGTAGGTAAACTTTGATATATTAATCTTCAGATGAATAATGTTTTGACTACGTGCATTAAAGATCTTGCAGGAAAAGCATTATCTATAAAtaatgtcttgaggttatcttgagatgatttcggggcttttttagtgtcccctcgaccaggcatccacccccaggaagcagcccgtgacagctaactaacacccaggtacctattttactgctaggtaacaagggcatagggtgaaagaaactctgcccattgtttctcaccagcgcctgggatcgaaccgaggaccacaggatcacaagtccagcgtgctgtccgctcggccgaccggctcccctgtctGCCTTTGGTATTTCTCAATGTTGATGATATAACTTTGTGCTTGCTTCAAGCTTATTGAACAAGTCACAATAGCTTGGAAATTTAATTGTGGTTAATTTTTACAAATTATTTCAAAATCTTAAAACTTCTAATTGGTTAATTTGCTAGCTTTCAGATAAATACTGGGGTGGATAGCATGCAACATTTTAAATCTCTCCTGTTATTCCATTATAAAAGAAAATGCAATAATGTAACAAAACATTATCCATTTTACTGCATTTATCATAACACGCTGGTTATGAGTTTATTATTTCTCATAATAATATTTATGAGAAGCCTATGTCTTCATACTTAAAAATTGATTTAAAAATTTACACAAAGTTAAGTCTTATAAATATAATGATTGCTAATCTATACATGTGACAAGACCTAACAACATCTCTAACCAAAAGATCTCACATATATTCCAGAGCAATTTGTGACAGCTGGTCAACTCTTTACCTGATATATGAGTAGCAAGTGGATGTTTGCATTTGTTTGTTTGAAGATGAACTTCATTTCCATAAAAGTAAGATATTTGGATCCCTTTCTATTTTGTCATTTAGTTCTTTGAATGTTAGTCCAAACTTACAACAGATTTCATCATAGGAATGTCCTCCATTACACATTGTATGGATTACACTGTGTTTGGTTGGAGTATAGTGGGGATCGCCTGAAGGCAGTAAAATAGGATAGCAGTGCAGACGGCGGATCAGTTCGTGTTGCAAGCCAAACTGAATTAATTTTCGTTCGTCTATATTAAGAGCTTGAGGATTGAATCGAATACACAGGTCTCTTACTGTTACTCCATACGTCATGCTGAAAAATACCATTGGTATTGTTAAGTGATCACATAATAAGCattttattttacttaaaatAGGAAAATTTTAAAACTGAAAATTGCAAACCTCGCCACACGTACATATAAATGTTGCTAATACAGTAACTAGTAGTGTATTTTGTGTGAATAAACAAAGAATACATAATTTTGGTTTCGAAGGGTGACAGTCTACAATGTATAAGAGCAATTTCATGGAGACAACAACTCTACAATGAAAATATTTTCATGTGTACTTAATTTCAAATCCATTTTGTCTTGAAATCCCTCCGCATGGCTAAGTCACCTTAAGATAGTGATTCCCAACCAGGGGCTCTGATTGCTTGTCTGGGGTTCCATGAGAATTTGCGAAAGCTTGTCTCATGTATTGTAacagttatataaaaaaaaagatggTTATTAACAGGTTATGTTAATAAATCAGTTAAGCATTTTGAAAGTTTTTTTAGTTAGATATTCAATTTTATGTAAAATTATTAGAATCAATGTTACTCTACTGAAACATTATTTTCAATTGtgaatatattataaaaaaatataacttGTTACTTACAAAGTTGTTAAAAACAATTGCATCAATGCaattacaattatatatactgtactgtaatatgtTTGTAACCAGTAAGCCAGATGtaaaatgaattttttttttaacagttaTCAGTAAAAATAATAGGCAATAAAATAttttttgaataaaatattacaaGGGTAGATTAACCCTACTGCTTTACAAGTCTATTTTGTAATTTACCTGGCAAACTTAATGAATGTCAGCCAGGTA
Above is a window of Procambarus clarkii isolate CNS0578487 chromosome 11, FALCON_Pclarkii_2.0, whole genome shotgun sequence DNA encoding:
- the MCPH1 gene encoding microcephalin isoform X1 → MKKRGRGRQKTPLGSKKTSPDLQDVLFNPQMRNSTGATSLVVPETPTNSSTSVVTGSTFTSVMETPDDELLNIVNNCVTNADNKNHEHNEAVVQNSDQINETNDDSLTFAITPDLNLGRTKKLLSILESEHSFAKSLQSQQMKNSSMLFGQNNNNERRRTRVTERVGMLSPVKGKKRLSLADIILPFDLNNSTNGSHKVRSIIEKEHKPRRSMNTPTKPLPTNSRKMLRSQLPNKGDSKVEGDNLEVGKGENVTLHFNSEDLQLTPVVSSSQQALENTIHGIIEGLESQNLDETDPVEGQPPCLLNGETQKQLLLSLKKMKGRRWSVCGKVACEALPGAQALARNLNVNLGGSNKALSSDMSLPDNNPERLKKDNCDAISREPAKPQPELKSILSGVVAYVEVRMECDNRSAVIKEHVRALGAEVQERLNASVTHVIFRDGSKTVFNRAMKRGLHLVSSLWVEACREQQQRVPEALYPSCSIETYSKPLLSAKLRRLRSMQPKELSEEEKLATARARRRLKAVSSPSDSSASSNKQFAFPSYNSEKEAVNSPLFGISHLLTPRQRQSVSSASSEDDENNSEFLSQGINTPLVKRLYDRFFSPKSDGSNTGRIRSKVGLSFDSSSEDVFCGSDEERSARGRVESSILENEESRLTIGSKTQSDESVNLKLRLSNSNNNVEAEEMPVRLTAKPSKSETNFVNPLQDEKGNIQELVYSSSSEFEDSELIKSSSLVADASRGQCEGESTPARCGSGDTPPSRPDNCYFNHNDTNIENKSPVKRKSVTSQENAVSEVNELITKCLIGPKEKKSRINAEETQMNVRITRSKTKSCSNNNKRIVKKKTSVLEVETQTSRSSKKKKTDVNVTSEKESFSFDFSQKTSECNNFSNKDLNSDKSNSIETRTNSVDRTSITNSIDDQHSFIPDSQNTFFSSSQARRRKLLSVDVLMPSQELIIPVTPDGRDKIIRGPYAGLQIKGARTQRAALRDQKDRNSSMPLPRNHKNSFRNRKKSVEFTSLIKGPKYEPTSEEREFVYVQSNSSSQHSLCKEARSDEDELFSSSGDESIFLESKIRPLPQPRKSIEEFQLKNGLKRREKKGKSKSGKNPSICFTSVHSKEMGSLISIIKKLRGYRITEHVNTSTTHVVCGASRRTMNLLFGIALGCWVVDVSWLYQSLEMETWAPEEPFEIFTFSPGAKICREQKQRQGTSYKQTLFSGVGNIFVQEGCVPPSSQLRDLLQLCGAVVVSNVRSANLVIGKPTAATETRGNFAKITHVSEKWVLDSIQYHKLQPFHLSPSQTT